In Betta splendens chromosome 1, fBetSpl5.4, whole genome shotgun sequence, the genomic stretch ACGCTGCGCTGGACCAGGCGCTcacacagtggctgctgtatGACAAGGTATCTGACGGCTAGCGAGCTAGTTAGCTTGTTGCCCCGTAGGAGTCCTGTTTGGAAATGATTTTCCTCTAGTTTATGTTTTTAGTGTCATTTAAGTGATTTAACTCTTAATTAAAAGCATCAACCATCTAAATACTGTGTTGATAAGACAGCTTAAACTTAAACAAATTACACTTTCTGTAACAGTAATGTTCATCTTAACACATACCAGGAAGTACCGttatgtttaggattttgcaTACTGTGATTgtgtaaataaaactgatttagTGTCAGATTAAATTGGAGGCCGTGTATTTTAATGATAACATTACATAATTTTAACCCTATGACGCTTTACAAATCGGTGATTTCCTCATATTCAGCACTCCTAATGGGACTCCTAGGTATGAGAATTTAGTGTTAACTTAGTGCTAACTATAAATCCCATTAGACAAAAAAGTGAATATAATAAACTTTTTGGAGTACGACGTTTTTGTTAGGATGACATCCTTGTAgttctccctgtctgtctcaaTAATACGCTGAAGACACTTATCATTTGACACAGATGACTTGCAGTACTTCACAGATTCACACGTAGTTATACTAATAAGCATCCGGCCATCTGACCAACACAAACGAAGTCATCTGTGGTCCTAAACAGACATGGGATGCCTCCAATCAGGTCTGATTGGTCCTATGATAACTGCATTAGGGCAGCTGCCTCAGTGGTCTATTATAACAAGATTTATAAATTATGTGAGAATTCTTCAGTACTTTGCGGTGGTTGAGATATCAATACATTCAATAGCATTTACAACAAAAATAGGTCTATTTTTTCAccagctgcttttgttgtgcAGTTAAAACCATTTcctaaatgtttaataaactCACAGCTGTAGTCTTGTAATAAATATAGATAATGTGGCATTTACTTCTGTGTATAATAAATTATGGGAATTTCTTTCCTTTCCAGAATCCCAAAACAGTAGCTTTGGTTCAGGACCTGGTGAAGGAAGGAGCAGTGGAAACCttgaagaaatgtttttccTCCAGGATGGAGTTTGGTACAGCAGGTCTGAGAGCAGTTATGGGCCCGGGCATATCCTGCATGAACGACCTCACTATTATCCAGACCACACAGGTCCGTTAAGAAATTAACTACTGCTACACATTAAGCTCCAGGTCACATGGAATGCTGGACATACACATTATTGTATCTTGTTCGACTGACTAACTTATGGGCGATATATACACGACCATGCAGATCCTTTTCTCAATGTTGCTTTTCCtcgtgttttttatttattttttctccacTCTAACAGGGTTTCTGTCAGTACCTAGAGGACAGTTTTGGGAACCTAAAGGAACGGGGTGTGGTGATTGGGTATGATGCCAGGGCCCACCCAGCCAGCGGAGGCAGCAGTAAGCGCTTTGCCAGCCTGGCTGCAGCGGTTTTCATCAGCCGAGGGGTTCCTGTCCACCTCTTCTCTGACATCACCCCAACACCATTTGTGGTAATcagtttcagttcagtttcaaTTTTATAAATTAGGGATTATTAATTGCAAATCAGTGGCATACACGATAAAATACATGTggttaaacaaacacaccatgTAATTTTAGTAGAATAAGTATATCAGAGGAAAGAAAATCTACCTCAACtcagctctctttttttttttctggcttcAGTGGGACAGAAGCAATGGGGCAAATTCCATTCATGACCACACTTCTTCTTAGTATAGGCCTACTGCATGTTGCAAAATGTGCTGTTTCACTGTGCTGTCATGCTATTTACAGGACATAGTGTCTGCACGTTACATCAACATGCAGTCAAGCATATAACTTTACAACatttttattgtatatattgtgttttaatttaacACTAGGTAATTTAATAAAAGTTGGATATATTGTTGTACAATGTTTACACATAGACCTATGCAGAAacttatttgttcattttgaaCACAGAAGGATCCACTtaagcaaacacaaaaaaatgtcaTTCTCACACTACTCATGTCTTTGTTACTCAGTTGTGATTGAGTGAGCGTTAGTGGGTTAGTTAGTTGGTGGGactgcttgttttttgttttaaatttaatttcacaAGCTTTTTGTgttcttcattcattttcagtcAAATGAACACCCACACTACTTCTGTAAAAACAAGTACACAGATTTTGTGTATTTTACGATACAAAAGTACATTTGTGGACATTTTAAATTAGCACTAATATTGCTACATGGcaagttattgttattattgcttTTGTAGTAACCATAGGTGTATTGAAACGTTATTCTTTTTGTCTGCCTGTAGCCTTTTGCAGTTTCTCACCTGAGTCTGTGTGCTGGTATCATGGTGACTGCTTCTCACAACCCCAAACAGGACAATGGCTACAAGGTAACACTTACCATGTATTTACTAttatttttctaccaaagttTGTTCCTGTCCTTGTTCTAATTACATGATCAATAAGACCTTGTTAAGTTACCTCTGCCTCTACCTCAGGTGTACTGGGAAAACGGTGCACAGATTGTTTCTCCTCATGACAAAGGAATCTCCAAAGCCATTGAAGAGAACCTCGAGCCTTGGCCCGAATCCTGGAACACGGAGGACGCTTTAAAGAACCCCTTGCATAACGATCCCTACGCGGTCATCCACTCAGAATATTTTAAAGCCATCCAAAAACACTGTCATCACAGGTGATGTATAATGCTTCTCATttcaaaatgcttttaaaaCTGACTGTCTGTGACGCATCTCAAAACCTAACGAGAAACATTAACTTTTCCTTAACAGGGAATTAAACAAGAGGTCAAATGTGAAAATTGTGCATACATCTGTGCACGGAGTTGGTCACACATTCGTTCAGGAAGCTTTTAAGGCTTTTAACCTTCACCTGCCGTATGCCGTAGAGGAGCAGAAAGATCCAGATCCGGAATTTCCTACTGTCAAATACCCAAATCCTGAAGAGGGAAAGGGAGTCCTGGTATGCACTGAACATTCATATCAACATGCAGTCACTCACAGATTCTTCGTCTGGGTTAAAGTTGTAAtaagtgtttgttttcacagactCTGTCATTTGCACTGGCAGagaaggaaggagctgctgtggtgttgGCAAATGACCCTGATGCTGATCGCCTGGCCATTGCTGAGAAACAAGAGAGGTGAGTTTAACTAACTATTAATAAACAAAATCGCAGTTTCACCTTAAATACAACAAGAACTTTTATTtccaaaaagggaaaaaaataggTTTATCTTTGAGGCATGCCACATATTGCAGGAAAAGAGTTTCATGCTtaaagtatgtgtgtgtctctatcaGTGGACAGTGGCGAGTGTTCAGTGGGAATGAACTGGGAGCGTTGCTTGGCTGGTGGATGTTCCGCTGCTGGAAACAGCAAAACCCTGACGATGCTGCTGTGAAAAACCTCTATATGCTGTCAAGCACTGTCTCATCCAAGATACTGCGTGCTATTGCCCTCAAGGAGGGTTTTCATTTTGAGGTAATGCAGTGAGCTGTGAGCTCATAAAACGTGAAATATGACagcatgtttttaattatttacattgtgtcAGGAAGTTGATCTAAAACGACAACaaactcattattattattattattattattattattattattattattaataataataataataataataataataataataataataataataataataataataataataataataataataataataataataataataataataataaaaaaaataataataatattattattgttccaAATGAGAAGTGTCAAACACCACTTCAGTTTCTTTTACCTGTTTGGACAGGAAACACTAACGGGATTCAAATGGATGGGGAACCGGGCCAGCACTCTTTTGGAGCAGGGAAAGAGTGTCCTCTTTGCATTTGAGGAGGCcataggtacacacacacacacacacacacacacagagctaatGTTGTCCAGAAGGTTTAACTGTACTGTTTGTTCACATAATGATCTCCACAATGTCACATGCTGAGTTAATTGGATCCTTCTGTTACTCACGTTAAGTCAATTTAACTATATTCAGTTGACAGCTAAATTAGTGTTAGTCCTTTATAACATATAACATGTGAAGACACTAACATGCTGCCATATAGTAATCTGAAATACTTcacactatactgtacatactaatGCTGGTATAACACCGGGTTTAGTAGGTATAGACTGAATCCCACCCACCCAGCACCAGCCCGGAGTTTTACCAATAATCATTGaaatcagtaaaaacacaaaagctgcCTGGATCAAGTGAGAATCTTGCTTATTTGAATTATGTCCACTGTGACTGCTGAAAGATGACACAAACTGGGTTTTATATGGtgttcacacagagacacgagCACGCAACATTGTGTAGCTAAGTGTATACCAATATAACGTGATTATGATGCTGTAACTGGAAGCACATGTCTTTCCACATGCTGTTACTAAAAGAAGCGAGTGactacagcagctggaggtttaCACATACCAGAGATGAACTGAAAGTGTGCGTACGTATGTGTTCCAGGGTATATGTGTAGTCCCTCTGTGTTGGACAAGGATGGAGTGAGTGCAGCCGCCATTGCAGGAGAGATGATCTCCTATCTGGACACTAAAAACACTAGCCTTTCTCAGCAGCTCACAGCCATCTATGAAGAGTAAGCTCAGCTAATAGAGACCTTTCGGTATACATAATAAAACTGAAAGTGCAAGCGATGACCCTTCTCTCTCATTCTCACCCTGACAGATATGGCTACCACATCACCAAGAACTCCTACTTTATCTGCCACGACCAGGATGTGATTCTCAGCTTGTTCGAGCGTCTGCGCAACTACAGCGGCCAGAAGGACTCGTATCCCACTGAATGTGGCCGTTTCTCCATCTCCGCTGTCCGAGACTTGACCACTGGCTACGACAGCAACCAACCTGACAACAAGGCTGTAAGTACACAAAAtggcacatttaaaacatttgttggAGGCTAAtaacattttacagtttttttaaaagCCTTATTTCTGAAGTAggtgtttgtgtgaaatgttgcttttttgtctttcagatTCTTCCCACTTCCAGTTCCAGTCAAATGATCACTTTTACCTTCTCTAATGGAGGTGTGGCCACTATGAGGACCAGCGGCACTGAGCCCAAAATCAAATACTACACTGAGCTCTGTGCTGCCCCTGGTAACAGGTAAATAACTGTAGAGAGCAGCAGCATTCCTAGTATGAAATGGCAGATAATATCACGCAccctttctgtgtctctgtaacagtgatgtgatgcagctgaagaaggagctggatGAGCTGGTGGATGCAATTGTTGAAAACTTTTTCGAGCCACAGAAGAACAAGTTGCAGCCCAAGCCGGAGTAGCACAGATGAAGAGGGGCAGTTGTTTTAATATCTTGTAACAGCTATTTTACATGTCAAAAATACTAAGAAAGGGACCtccagtttttttaaattacattttccaCTAGTTTTGTCAGGTAGATACCACCTTCGATACTGTACCGTTTTGAGAACTCTGCCTTAATTTTAATAATCTGCATGGTTAATGACGACACATAACCTCTGCTTTAAGTTtactttgtatgtttttatattttggttCAGATCTTGCTTTTACATCCAGTTGTCATTCAGATCATGATTTTAAATTCAGTTAACTTAAGTGCCAGAGATTTTAAGTCACAGCTGTAAATTGttaaccattcgtcagccacaGTCATTCCTGGTTCCTCGTTCTCTGATGTGAACAGATTGTTGTATATTCATCTGTATCTAAAAACTGTGATGTCCTTAACGTCAACTAAAAGACTGCTGATATAAACGGATACTACTTATACCTCTAACTAATGTTAAGAACTAGTTTTGAACTTTGATTGTATACATTTATAACACTGAAGGTTATTGAAACTTGACAACCTGATGGGAGCAAGCATGGCGGTTTAAAGTAAGTTAATGTCAGACCTTGTTTCTCGTTAATTAACAGGCATTCGTGCGATGTTGACGCGcatttacagtagcagctgTGCCTCTTGTGCTTCTCTTAATAAAAACGCGCTTGAACACTTGATGTGGTGAGTGGCATACAGGATGAAGCGGaagggcgcgcgcgcgcgcgcacgtgcgcgtTGGCACGTTCCCCCTGCATCCTCTGGCAGCACGCATGCATTCAGCATGCTCTCGTCATACCCCGTCGGAGTGAGGAGGGCGGAAGGCTGCGTCCACCCTTCTATATTTAACCCGAACTAGAGAGATCGAGGACTGCGTGCTCAGAGAAACACCGCAGCCTCCCGTCGCTCGCTGATTCCGGACGGGACTAAGGAGGAAGCTGGTGAGAAGCGTGCGCCGGCGCGAGGAGCAGCTGGAATAACGGCAAGTTCGTTATGTTTTAATATTGTCCACTAAGAGGTTAGGGCACATCAGCCACGTCCGCCTTCAGTGCGAGCGCTGTGCGTAAAAGTGTAAACAAAAATCGGTTAAAGTTAGCTTGTAAATCTGCGCTCGTCTGGAGTTAAATCTGTCACTTCCGATTGTTGATCAACTGCAGGAAACCGACCTGCAGCAGTAGAATCCGCGCTGCCCCATTAAAGTTCAGGGTGTATTTATGTACAGGAGCAAGGTCGAACCGGGGGCACGCGCACAACCGTGTTGGACCTGTCCTTGGTTCTAAGACGTGATCGCCTTTTCCATCCTCGATGCTAAATCTTCCTGGTTTTACATTGAAACATAAACGTATGATGTCAGCTATGTTTTTGTGAATTGAATATGCGTCCTTCTGCTCACTGTGACGCCGACTGGAAACTTAATTCGCTGTTGTTTAAATGCAGTTTGCGTCTGTGTCCTTGAGGCTGTAGGACCCTGGGTCAGCAGTGAAGCCACGTGTTTCTGGCGTAAACACCAGGTGGTGGTACCCTCCAAACGACCCTCCGCTCGCCACACTGGGAGCCTCAGCTGATTCATAACAGTGGAAACAGTGATCCGGCTTTAAAGACCTCTGTCCACACACTGATGTCTTTCAGGTGAAGCACAGCTGCCTCGGCCCACACGAGTCATGGAGGGACTGTATTTTGAAGCGAAGCCCACAAGAGTTGAGCCCCGCGGGCCAGGAAGTTCTGGAAAGGCCCGTTCCAGTCTCACTTCCAACCACCGCTCGTGTCCATCGTTCTCTCATCTTGCCGATTCCTCACAGTCTCCCCACGAACTCACCCGCTGGAGGAGAACTGCCACTTGGGCACAAATTGCAGAAGacgaaggagaggaggaggaggaggaggaggaggaggagctgcggtacAAGCTGACGCTGATCGGCTCTCTGCCGGTCCACCGCCTCACCACCATGGCCATGCTGCCCTGGGTCGTGGCAGAGATCAGCCGGTCCCGGCCCGCGGGGGAGGAACCGAGCGGCGCCCGCGGAGGCaggcggccggcgccgccgacGTCGCGGCAgagcgtgtttctgtgtgcgaCGGCGTCGCGGGTGCGCTGCGTGGCCTTCGTGGGGCAGGGGATCGTGTGGGACCCCCTGACGCACACGGTGCTGTTTGAATGTCGTGCCCACCAGGTGACTAAGCTGATCCACAACAGCAGGGAGCCCAGCAGCTTCGGCTGCATGGTCAGGGACGCTGCAGACTGCACCTGCTACGTCTTCCAGTGCCAGGACAGCACCAAGGTGGGTGCTCGTTCATGTTAAGAGGAGTTTATTGTGAGAATGGGTACGTTTGTCAGCTTTAAAGTTCTAGTCCATTCAACATCCCAGGTGCGGATAAGTAAACATGAAATCCACATTTTGTGCTTTGCCAACAGCCTCTATGTGCACCataaagctgcagctggtgtCAGACTCAGCCAAAAGGATATGAAACGTTCCAAAGCCTTAAATGAATCCCCCAAATTAAGAGATAAAGAGAAGATGGAATGGATGTTAGTGAGAGATTAATAGCAGCAAGGCAGAATACATGGAATAGAATACTACACTTTAATGTGAACAGTTGCATCGCAAGTAGCTCTCTGTGTACACAgtgcatctacagtatgtggtgtcAGCTGTGCTTTGCTTATCACGCTCTGTGTCTTGCTGTTATTTTATTGGTTTAAGATAAAGGAACCTTTACATCAGCCACACAGGATGTAAAACCATGTTACCATGGAGACCACTTCCGCCAGCCCGGTGCCTGCTGTGATGTCTTTGCTGTGGAgtttgcgtgcatgcgtgcgtgtgtgtgtgtgtgcttgttgttCCTGCTAAACTGAACTGTGTCGATGATGATGTCAAGCCGGCCACCTGTTGCTCCTGCTCTGTCAAAGTGGGATTTCACACGTGTGAATTGTGAGCATGATCCTCTAGCGGCTCCGTTGGCCTTTGAATACTTACCCTGTGGTTGACACAGATTTGGTTTATCAGCTGTCTTTTCTTTAGCTACTTTCAACCTCATGTTTCTCAGGACAAGTTGGAATGGGAATCCAGCTCCGTTCCTCATAACCTAAGCTACACACAATCAGAACTATTCCATTTTGATTTCAAGAAATTCTTACTTGCACCTCAAGTCACATCGTGCATTTGTAATTACTGTCACTCtcatgaggagcagaggaaggtgtgtttgttcactggcTCAGATTCAGCAGGGTTACAGGACTTCAGCTCTGCTATGAATATACAATAGCTTTTGTCCAAACATGGTAGAAGACTGAGATGGTTGTTTGGATTAGATCATTCAAACCATTTATAATCATAAAAACTTTATTTAGTGACTATTTTAAGCTCTGCAGAAGAGCTCCTTAAGCTCTGCAAAGAATGACAAAACAATGACTTCTACAGCAGCTGACGGAAACCCTCAGTGCGTCTGGGTTTCCCCCGGCTGCTTCTGTTAACCAGCAACCACTGGGTGTCACCACTGAAGTGTTACAAAGTTCACTGGAGcgttttctgtgtgtttgtgtgtttctcataGTGGTTGTTATTCGGTTGCTGGTATTTTCCTATTCAGCTTGACCATGAAGGCTTCTTTAGTATTAAATATTGTTCtagtaaaaaaaagagagttATTTaacatgattattttttttattagttaacAATTGACTGATTAACATTTTTTCCCCTATTTGCCTTTTGGGCagtgtgtttattattgttattattacatttcCTACTGTTTCATTAGAAATTAGACATGAAGCACATTAACTTGAAGGCAAAAGTTCAATTAATAAAGTAATAACCCATAAGACCCAGGCAGGACCAGGCTCTGTCCGGTTGTAATCCCCGGGGCCTTCGTGTCTGCTTTGCTCCGTCTGCAGACAGGAAATACCGTTTCTGCTTGGTCGTATCAGCGGAGATCGTGTAACGGGGAAGCGACAACCAGCCTCAAGTCTACCGCCTAAAGTTTGACTTCCCCGGGACAGGAACCGTCTCCGCCCAAATCCCTCATCGCATTGGCGGATTTAGCCGAGTTAAGCTAGCCGCAGTCAGCTGGCGTAAACACGGAAAGTGTTTGGGTGTCCTTCAAAACAAAATCGCAGAACGCGTGTAGCGTAAGGGAGTCTGTAGTCGGTGTGGGGgctgctcttattttgaaatgcccCTTCTTGACCTGCTGTGGTCTGACGGCGGGCAACTTGCCGCCAAACCGCAGGAACCTTCGGCTTCGGGGAGCAAAACCAACTTTCCAATGAGATGAGACGCAAGTTTCCCACACTGTCACACGCAAGTTTCGGGGAAGTAGCCACACAAATCCCGCTTTGGTGCAGTTTATGGCGGATGGGATGAAAGCGCGACTCCAGCGACTCAACCTGTTCAACCTCAAACAAGACCAGAAAGATGTAAGTTGCGTCGGATCGCTGTTGTGCAGTTTGCTAAGAGGACAGTTAGCTAGCGTTCACCGAGCTGGAACGCTAGCGCGATTAGCATACTGTTAGCGAAATCCACAAGTTACATGAGCTGTAACGTACGTGTCGTTATTGGGTTCTCTGTGACCCCTTTGTTGTCAATGTTTGTATCTTACAGTAAAACTTTTAGAAGTTACTGTTGTGTGTTAAAGTGGACCTGACGTCAGGTATCATAGCGTTAAAGGTGCTGAAGTACTTGGAAATATCGGGGTTTAGATTATTGCATTCAACTGTCAGGCAAAGTGTACAAAAATCATTTATATGTATTGAGATAATATGTTCTATGATTAGCTTGAATTGAATTGGTTTATACAAATACTAGATCCAACATCACGAATGAGTCTCTAATCTAAACATCAGGATCAACACGTTTCATTGTGGAAACGTTGACTGAATTTGTGCTGGTTTGGGCCCAAGGAAGCTGCTGAAAAGCTTTGCACCGGTGCCGGAGCTGTAGTGTTGTAATTGTTTTACATTGATTAAACCACGGATTATTTTcctaattcaaatctaaaatGTTGTCTTCAGAAGTGTCCCAAGACATTCAGTGACAGGAAGAGCGGTTTGAGGGTGTGAaggcattttattttctatttttggtTGAACATCTTTTGTGATTACTGTAACTGGTGGTTAATTTTCTGTAGTTTAATTGAGATTTCAGCTCTATCAGTCTCTTTTAATCCAGTCTTGCATTACAGTAAGTCACCTACTCTATAGAGAAAGTTCATGAGCATGAACTGCAGAGCACAGTGAATGTGGTTCAGGTTGTCACATCATTACCATCAAAGAGAATGTGgtatttcgtttttttttttacttttaattattatattgatTAGAAAAGCAAGTAAGACGTTGTCACGTGTTCCTTGTTGGAACGTTCCTTCCTTGATCACCTTGTTGCCATCAGTTACTGACAGTTCTCATTGTAAAGCTAAGTGCACGAAAAATGTGTGTGCTAAGCGCCTTTAAACACAAGCCAAATgtactgagtgagtgagtcatgGTAAGATCACCTTCGGAGGCTTATGCCAGGATTTCACTCCCAGAACGCGAGGCAGGAGTTTGGTACGCTGTGTTAGTCACGGTCTGTATCAGGCTCCTACGCAGACTCTGGTCTGATACAGTAGCTGGGTTCAGGTATGTGGCCTCTGAAACCAAGGCTTACAGTAGATTGACCACTTGGACTGACTTGGAGATAAAGCTGATTTCCAACGTCCTATCTATCATTCTGTGGATTTGTGATAAAGAACTAACAGGTTGTTTGTCTGCTAATCGGTATTACTCACCGAATTCTTGGCCATCTCCTGACTACCGTGTTTAAGGAGCTGACATTAGACCTTGTCCAATGAAACAACTCCCATCTGCCTCAGTCTGGAAAGCACCAAAGTCAGCATACTTCATAAACGCATACTTCGACAAGTGATTTAGAGTTAATAATTATTCAAATGGTCCATTGGAGAATGCAGTGCTTGGATTTTTCTGTCTTATTATTCCTTGGTCTCACGTGCTTtttactccctctctctcagttTATGTGATTTCCCTCCCCTTTGCATGTGACACAGTGCTCACACCGTAGCAAAAACAAGCCAGTGAAGTCACTTTCCTGCCTCTATATAACTGTCCATCAtcactgtgtttactgtcaggTTCCTAAGCAGTGCGTCTGTGGCCTGTCTTCTGCATAACACTTTACAGACACTTCTGGCCCCTTTTAGATGAGGACATTGAGATTATCTGTGAACTTGCTGACCTACTTTATTCTTAGCTGAGTTTGCCTCAGCCTGTGGACAACACTGTTTCTGTTATCACCGTTCAATGAATGAGTAATCTCTGCCTCGcttgcctttgtgctgtgaagGGGCTCCTTAATCCCGATGGAGTGAGGTCagtgacttggactcttcaggCTCACCGTTCCTAATCACCTAGTGACACTTCCTGCTTTAAAACTGTCCCCAGCTCTTTCACATGTTCTcattttgtgctgctttgtgttaaTGGTGCGTCCATTCTGTTCTGTCCGGAACTTTAAACTTCTTTGGACTCTGTCTATGCTCCTCAAGGCACCAACTCAAACACATGATCATGGGAAGTGCAGACTTTTAGTTGGCTTGTTGTTTTCAAGGCTTGCTTGATGTGTCACTGGGCTTTTTTGTAACATGCGTTGAGGTTTCTGACTTTTATACAAAATGGTAATATTTCATGACATATGTAACTACTTATTTCTTATATTTGTGAGGGAAACCTCACAAAGAgcaaagagcagagaaagaTGCTGAGTAGGACAGATTCATATAAGACATGCTTTAACCTTTTAACCAGCCTCACTACACTGTAATATTTTCATGCActgaccttttttcttttttttcttctctgacAGTGAGAAGTGTGTTTTTTGCACTGAATTGCAGCTTCTCTTTTGCTGTTGGCTCTTTTGTAACTTCCGTCTTTTCAAGGGCAGCACTACAGTAGCTCTATTTACTTCTAGCTTGGTGAAATATATTATACTTGTGCAGCTTTGTTCCTCTGTAAGAGGCCAAGTCTGTGGTTCACAGCCTGTTCAGCTGCCTTCCTGTTAGACATCAGCCTCATGTAAACATTTCACTGAACAAGATGCTGTGAGCTGTGTTTGTATAGCTCTGAAGAGCAAATCCTCTGAACTCCCCCTTAACTTTTTTCAGTTCCTTACTCCAGATGAAACATTTTGGCCTTGTAAGGAAGAACATTGTAAGAATGGAGGTCAAATGTTAATTATTGAAAGAATCAATGTGGGTGACGTCTGATGAGGATGTACTATGCATTTGTAATTGTATTTGAGTTAGTTAAGTGCAGCACTGGAGCCACATTTGGTATGTGTGTGATTGGTTGACTGTTAAAATGAATCATTGCAGTCAAGCATCTCGCATCATGAATGTGGTCTTGGAGTCACTGATGAAGTAAACAAGACTGATAACATCATTACATGAGTTGTTATCAACTAAAAAAAGCAGAGGGAGTGAGACTTGGTGGATCAGGATGCAGCAAAGCAAGCAAATACAGCTTTTCTGTGTCTTTTAATGGCACAAGGACACAAAGGAAAAATGAAGTGATAGGAAAGACACATGGAATgactacatttactgtatctgttaGTTTAAGTGTTTCAGGTAGTCAAGTAGGGGAAAtggggtgggagggagggaggggtactgtatACGGAAGTGGTGGgcaagacagagagaggactGTTGCTAGCGGACAGATTGCAGACTCCTTTCTCCTGCCAACATGATTTAAATCAAGTGGACACTAGAAGCTGAAGGGTGGGAACCATAGTGTTTAGAGAGGTGTCTGATAGGGGAAAAAGAAACAGTGAATCACTGGGTGAAACAGTGATTAATGACGCAGCGAGAGGGGGAAAGATGGAAATTGGATTGTGTCTGACTCTGTATGTATGTTTAAAGCATAGCACAGAGGCATCCAGTTAGTtaagagtgagtgagtgagtgaatgacccTGTGATGCACTAGTGACCTGTCGTGGGCGTGCACCACCTCCCGgccaaatgac encodes the following:
- the pgm2 gene encoding phosphoglucomutase-2; protein product: MDSGLCPTGDAALDQALTQWLLYDKNPKTVALVQDLVKEGAVETLKKCFSSRMEFGTAGLRAVMGPGISCMNDLTIIQTTQGFCQYLEDSFGNLKERGVVIGYDARAHPASGGSSKRFASLAAAVFISRGVPVHLFSDITPTPFVPFAVSHLSLCAGIMVTASHNPKQDNGYKVYWENGAQIVSPHDKGISKAIEENLEPWPESWNTEDALKNPLHNDPYAVIHSEYFKAIQKHCHHRELNKRSNVKIVHTSVHGVGHTFVQEAFKAFNLHLPYAVEEQKDPDPEFPTVKYPNPEEGKGVLTLSFALAEKEGAAVVLANDPDADRLAIAEKQESGQWRVFSGNELGALLGWWMFRCWKQQNPDDAAVKNLYMLSSTVSSKILRAIALKEGFHFEETLTGFKWMGNRASTLLEQGKSVLFAFEEAIGYMCSPSVLDKDGVSAAAIAGEMISYLDTKNTSLSQQLTAIYEEYGYHITKNSYFICHDQDVILSLFERLRNYSGQKDSYPTECGRFSISAVRDLTTGYDSNQPDNKAILPTSSSSQMITFTFSNGGVATMRTSGTEPKIKYYTELCAAPGNSDVMQLKKELDELVDAIVENFFEPQKNKLQPKPE